The window TTCTGCACCGGCGATGGGCACCTGCCGCAGGACACGCCGGTTGGCGACATCATCAAAGCCGTCGAAGCCAGTCTGCGGCGTTTGCAGACCGACTATCTCGACGTTTGCATCATCCACGAAGTCAACAGCCTCGAGCGGCTGATGGCGCCGGCGTTTCACGAGGCCTTCGATCGGCTCAAAGAGCAAGGCAAAGTGCGCTTTCTCGGCGCCAGCAGTCACACCCCCAACCTCGAAGCCGTGATGCGCCACGCGGTCGACAGCGGCCGGTTTCAGATGTTGCTGGTGGCCTACAACTTCAACAACTGGCCCGACCTGAGCGGCATCTTTCGCGACGCCAAACAGCGCGGCATCGGGGTGGTGGCGATGAAGACGCTGAAGGGGGCCAAGGCCACCGTGCTCAAGGACTTCGCCGACCAGTCGCAGGCGTTCAGCCAGGCGGCTTTTAAGTGGGTGCTGAGCAACCCCGACGTCAGCGGACTGGTAGTGACGTTTCGCGACTTCCGGCAGATCGACGAGTACCTCTACGCCTCCGGCCAGCGCTTGCAGCCGGCCGACGTCGCCTTGTTGCAGCGTTACGACCAGGCGATCACCGGCCAGTACTGCCGCCCGGGCTGCGGCGCCTGTTTGCCTCATTGCCCCGAGGGCGTGCCGGTGGACGATATCTTTCGCTACGCCATGTACTTCGAGAACTACGGCCAGCAAGGTGAAGCCTTGCGGCGCTACGCCGCGCTCTCGGCCGAGCACAACGCCTCGCGCTGCGCCGGCTGCGCCGCTTCCTGCCAAGCCGCCTGCCCGTTCGCACTGCCGATCGGCGAGCGCTTGCAGGCT of the Deltaproteobacteria bacterium genome contains:
- a CDS encoding aldo/keto reductase — protein: MADDETSGKLTRRTVLKRVATVAAAGGAVAGAYAAWKNSTYLFLLREAPTHAAQADPAWQGATVRSYRALGRTGITMSDISFGGGGITNPDVVTRAVERGINYFDTSPDYSQTGSEQVIGKALKPHRAKVFVASKFCTGDGHLPQDTPVGDIIKAVEASLRRLQTDYLDVCIIHEVNSLERLMAPAFHEAFDRLKEQGKVRFLGASSHTPNLEAVMRHAVDSGRFQMLLVAYNFNNWPDLSGIFRDAKQRGIGVVAMKTLKGAKATVLKDFADQSQAFSQAAFKWVLSNPDVSGLVVTFRDFRQIDEYLYASGQRLQPADVALLQRYDQAITGQYCRPGCGACLPHCPEGVPVDDIFRYAMYFENYGQQGEALRRYAALSAEHNASRCAGCAASCQAACPFALPIGERLQAFHRLLALA